The following are encoded in a window of Kitasatospora sp. NBC_01250 genomic DNA:
- a CDS encoding non-ribosomal peptide synthetase, whose protein sequence is MTIGLEIGPGAGLGTTGTGLATTGAGPGTTGTVVGLFEEQVRACPQAVALSAPGAGEWSYGELNARANQVAWWLRGHGVGVGDRVGLHVARSLECVAAMLGVLKAGAAYVPLEPGVPFERLAHFVRDAAPVVLVSADPAAAPRLGVRVLDLADPELAGQDTRDLGLELSAEDVVYVPYTSGSTGLPKGTLVPHRAVPGFFAGERYAYWGPGATAVLHAALSWDGHILDLYPALLSGGRVLIPGHGNSDPIATAHTAAEHGASVLFLTTAAFNLLALTQGGPATAPRHLLFGGESASVEYTRQIARRYPDTHLVHCYGPSEATVFTTVQPLGPADLAGESLPIGRPVGDRTVHLLDERLRPTPDGETGELYVAGRALGHGYLNRPTLTASRFLPDPFSAEPGARMYRTGDLVRRLPDGRLEFVGRRDGQVKIRGYRIELGEIETVLAALPAVATCAVTVHEPTPGDKRLAAYLTAAEGSAPDPEGIREQLRAKLPEYLVPATVAVLPALPMTVNGKIDRRALPAPDPGTDTPAALERQQPDEDPLQRLIGLAWSRLLGVGQVTGSDNFLTLGGHSLLAVRLVHVLRAALGVEVTLGSLLAAADLAEFTAGVRAELDRAGAEPDLPKLLARLAS, encoded by the coding sequence ATGACCATCGGACTGGAGATCGGGCCCGGCGCGGGCCTGGGCACCACGGGGACGGGTCTGGCCACCACGGGGGCGGGTCCGGGCACCACGGGCACGGTCGTGGGGCTCTTCGAGGAGCAGGTGCGGGCGTGCCCGCAGGCGGTGGCGCTGAGTGCGCCGGGTGCGGGTGAGTGGTCGTACGGGGAGCTGAACGCGCGGGCGAACCAGGTGGCCTGGTGGTTGCGTGGTCACGGGGTCGGCGTGGGTGACCGGGTGGGGTTGCACGTGGCGCGGTCGCTGGAGTGCGTGGCGGCGATGCTGGGGGTGCTGAAGGCCGGTGCGGCGTACGTGCCGCTGGAGCCGGGGGTGCCGTTCGAGCGGCTGGCGCACTTCGTGCGGGACGCGGCGCCGGTGGTGCTGGTGAGCGCGGATCCGGCGGCGGCGCCCCGGCTGGGTGTGCGGGTGCTGGACCTGGCGGACCCGGAGCTGGCCGGGCAGGACACCCGGGACCTGGGGCTGGAGCTCTCCGCCGAGGACGTGGTGTACGTGCCGTACACCTCGGGCTCCACCGGCCTGCCGAAGGGCACGCTGGTGCCGCACCGCGCGGTGCCGGGCTTCTTCGCCGGCGAGCGGTACGCCTACTGGGGCCCCGGGGCGACGGCGGTGCTGCACGCGGCGCTCTCCTGGGACGGCCACATCCTGGACCTCTACCCGGCGCTGCTCTCCGGCGGCCGGGTGCTGATCCCCGGCCACGGCAACTCCGACCCCATCGCCACCGCCCACACCGCGGCCGAGCACGGCGCCAGCGTGCTCTTCCTCACCACCGCCGCCTTCAACCTGCTCGCCCTCACCCAGGGCGGCCCGGCCACCGCCCCGCGGCACCTGCTGTTCGGCGGCGAGAGCGCCAGCGTCGAGTACACCCGGCAGATCGCGCGCCGCTACCCGGACACCCACCTGGTGCACTGCTACGGCCCCTCCGAGGCCACCGTCTTCACCACCGTGCAGCCGCTCGGTCCCGCCGACCTGGCCGGGGAGTCGCTGCCGATCGGGCGGCCGGTCGGCGACCGGACCGTCCACCTGCTGGACGAGCGGCTGCGGCCCACCCCGGACGGCGAGACGGGCGAACTGTACGTCGCAGGACGGGCGTTGGGCCACGGCTACCTCAACCGCCCCACTCTGACGGCCAGCAGGTTCCTGCCCGACCCGTTCAGTGCCGAACCCGGCGCGCGGATGTACCGCACCGGCGACCTGGTGCGCCGACTGCCGGACGGCAGGCTGGAGTTCGTCGGACGGCGGGACGGCCAGGTGAAGATCCGGGGCTACCGGATCGAGCTGGGCGAGATCGAGACCGTGCTCGCCGCGCTCCCGGCGGTGGCCACCTGCGCGGTCACCGTGCACGAGCCCACGCCGGGGGACAAGCGGCTGGCCGCCTACCTCACGGCCGCCGAGGGCAGCGCGCCCGACCCCGAGGGCATCCGGGAGCAGCTGCGGGCGAAGCTGCCCGAGTACCTGGTGCCGGCCACCGTCGCGGTGCTGCCCGCGCTGCCGATGACCGTCAACGGGAAGATCGACCGCCGGGCACTGCCGGCGCCGGACCCCGGCACGGACACACCGGCGGCGCTGGAGCGCCAGCAGCCGGACGAGGACCCGCTGCAGCGGCTCATCGGCCTCGCCTGGTCCCGGCTGCTGGGCGTCGGACAGGTGACGGGAAGCGACAACTTCCTCACCCT
- a CDS encoding MbtH family protein has protein sequence MDAFTEFNVVVNEEEQYSLWPIELELPLGWRAEGTSGSEADCLARVEQVWSDIRPKSLRDSIERRRAEESVR, from the coding sequence ATGGACGCTTTCACCGAGTTCAACGTCGTGGTCAACGAGGAGGAGCAGTACTCCCTCTGGCCGATCGAGCTGGAGCTCCCGCTCGGCTGGCGGGCCGAGGGGACCAGCGGCAGCGAGGCCGACTGCCTGGCCCGGGTCGAGCAGGTGTGGTCGGACATCCGTCCCAAGAGCCTGCGGGACTCCATCGAGCGGCGCCGGGCCGAGGAGTCCGTGCGATGA